A stretch of [Clostridium] scindens DNA encodes these proteins:
- the gnpA gene encoding 1,3-beta-galactosyl-N-acetylhexosamine phosphorylase encodes MSKTKGRVTLPSESNFLEETKEMLDRWGADALRDSDGTKLDDEIKSLDAKIYTTYFVARGHNEFAKEHMDECQQMLLMSKHNLATSNSVTIDFLDGYYREQVIADYVHDPKKWWEVIDRTTGDVVPASDWSVDQEKDLVTIGKAVPFHEYTVSFFVYAIWDPTQMYNHITNDWGDKPHDIPFDVRQANSGAFAKDYLKQWLIDNPDTDVVRFTTFFYHFTLVFGADRKEKFVDWFGYGATVSIKALEEFEQEYGYALRPEDIVDNGYYNSTFRVPTKAYRQYMDFIQRFVARKAKELVDLTHEAGREAMMFLGDNWIGTEPYGPYFESIGLDAVVGSVGGGATLRLISDIPGVKYTEGRFLPYFFPDTFYEGNDPCIEAIDNWLSARRALMRNPVDRIGYGGYLSLAYKFPKFVDYIEKVTDEFRLIYDNVKGKKPYCGLKVAILNSWGKLRSWQAYMVAHALWYKQTYSYFGILESLSGAAVDVVFLSFDDIRENGVPADVDVIINAGDAGTAFSGGEEWLDETLVTAIRKWVYEGGGFIGVGEPTAVHHGGRFFQLADILGVDKELGYTLSTDKYFTKALDSHFITEDRTACCEFGEVKHDIYALSADTEIIEYSNNEVHMAANAYGKGRGVYISGLPYSYANTRLLMRAMYYAAHKEDAFHVWYADNLNCEVNAYPESGKYAILNNSNETQTTKFYDGDGNCETVTLEPCEIRWKREKGKSNT; translated from the coding sequence ATGTCAAAGACAAAAGGAAGAGTAACCTTGCCAAGCGAGTCAAATTTTCTGGAAGAGACAAAGGAAATGCTTGACCGTTGGGGTGCCGATGCCCTCAGGGACAGCGACGGCACGAAGCTTGATGATGAAATTAAGTCTTTGGATGCAAAGATATATACAACCTATTTTGTAGCCAGGGGGCACAATGAGTTTGCGAAAGAACACATGGATGAGTGCCAGCAGATGCTTCTGATGTCCAAGCACAATCTTGCGACATCCAATTCTGTTACCATTGATTTCCTGGACGGGTATTACCGCGAGCAGGTGATCGCCGACTATGTACACGACCCGAAGAAATGGTGGGAGGTAATCGACCGTACCACAGGAGATGTCGTACCGGCATCCGACTGGTCCGTTGACCAGGAGAAGGATCTTGTCACGATCGGGAAGGCTGTGCCGTTCCATGAATACACGGTGTCCTTCTTCGTATATGCCATCTGGGATCCCACACAGATGTATAACCATATCACCAATGACTGGGGAGACAAGCCTCATGACATCCCCTTTGATGTACGCCAGGCAAATTCCGGGGCATTTGCCAAAGACTACTTGAAGCAGTGGCTGATTGACAACCCGGATACCGATGTCGTGCGGTTCACCACCTTCTTCTATCACTTTACGCTGGTATTCGGCGCCGACCGGAAGGAAAAGTTCGTAGACTGGTTTGGCTATGGCGCTACCGTATCCATCAAGGCGCTGGAAGAGTTCGAGCAGGAGTATGGCTATGCGCTGAGGCCGGAGGATATCGTGGATAATGGCTATTACAACTCCACCTTCCGTGTGCCCACCAAAGCCTACCGCCAGTATATGGATTTCATCCAGAGATTCGTTGCCAGAAAGGCAAAAGAACTGGTTGACCTCACCCACGAGGCGGGGAGAGAGGCTATGATGTTCCTGGGAGACAACTGGATCGGAACCGAGCCTTATGGGCCGTATTTTGAAAGCATCGGGCTTGACGCCGTAGTCGGAAGCGTAGGCGGCGGCGCCACCTTGCGTCTCATCTCCGATATTCCAGGAGTAAAATATACAGAAGGACGCTTCCTTCCATATTTCTTCCCGGATACCTTCTACGAGGGCAACGACCCCTGCATCGAAGCCATCGACAACTGGCTCAGCGCAAGGCGTGCCCTGATGCGCAACCCGGTAGACAGAATCGGATACGGCGGCTATTTAAGCCTGGCTTATAAATTCCCGAAATTCGTGGATTATATTGAGAAAGTAACGGATGAATTCCGCCTGATCTACGACAACGTAAAGGGCAAAAAGCCTTACTGCGGACTGAAAGTAGCCATCCTCAACTCCTGGGGGAAACTGCGCTCCTGGCAGGCCTACATGGTGGCTCATGCGCTGTGGTACAAGCAGACCTACTCTTACTTTGGAATTCTGGAATCCTTAAGCGGCGCTGCCGTTGACGTCGTATTCCTGAGTTTCGACGATATCCGCGAAAACGGCGTGCCTGCCGATGTGGACGTCATCATCAACGCCGGCGATGCGGGCACTGCCTTCTCCGGCGGGGAGGAGTGGCTGGATGAAACACTGGTTACCGCCATCCGCAAATGGGTATACGAAGGCGGCGGCTTTATTGGCGTAGGGGAGCCAACTGCCGTACACCACGGCGGGCGCTTCTTCCAGCTGGCCGATATCCTGGGCGTTGACAAGGAACTGGGCTATACCCTCTCCACAGACAAGTATTTCACCAAGGCGCTAGACAGCCACTTCATCACCGAAGACCGCACCGCTTGCTGCGAATTCGGAGAAGTAAAGCACGATATCTACGCCCTGTCCGCAGACACGGAAATCATCGAATACTCCAACAACGAAGTCCACATGGCGGCCAACGCTTACGGAAAAGGCCGCGGCGTATACATCTCCGGACTTCCATACAGTTACGCGAACACACGCCTTCTCATGAGAGCCATGTACTATGCGGCGCACAAAGAAGACGCCTTCCACGTATGGTACGCAGATAACCTGAACTGCGAGGTCAACGCGTATCCAGAAAGCGGCAAATACGCGATTCTGAATAACTCCAACGAGACACAGACCACAAAATTCTACGACGGCGATGGCAACTGCGAGACAGTAACCCTGGAGCCCTGCGAGATACGGTGGAAAAGGGAAAAGGGGAAAAGTAA
- a CDS encoding carbohydrate-binding family 9-like protein, with amino-acid sequence MARVLSMKVEVINSAKELEELSPFHVECLLWGTKEIPATYGYMGFVPGDGFYIKMVCEEKDPLRAYENDLDPVYRDSAMEAFFMFESEKERSGLATYLNFEANANGALLAAYGKDRTYRTCFTKEELKGFACEAQILEDRWTIRFRIGIDILEKIYGPLHLQAGSTFTCNFYKISEAKEIEHYASYSPIKTTIPSFHLPEFFAMAEIVKRQGRKRKNK; translated from the coding sequence TTGGCAAGGGTATTGTCTATGAAGGTCGAGGTAATTAATAGCGCCAAGGAGTTGGAGGAGTTATCACCGTTTCATGTGGAGTGTCTTCTGTGGGGGACGAAGGAAATACCGGCTACATACGGATACATGGGATTTGTTCCGGGAGATGGCTTCTATATCAAGATGGTATGCGAGGAGAAGGACCCTCTGCGTGCTTATGAAAACGATTTGGATCCGGTATACAGGGACAGCGCGATGGAAGCGTTTTTCATGTTTGAGTCAGAGAAAGAGAGGAGCGGCCTTGCAACTTATTTGAATTTTGAAGCGAATGCCAATGGGGCGCTGCTGGCTGCATATGGAAAAGACCGGACCTACCGGACTTGCTTTACCAAAGAGGAATTAAAAGGCTTTGCGTGCGAGGCTCAGATACTGGAAGACCGGTGGACGATCCGTTTCCGGATCGGAATAGATATTCTGGAGAAGATATACGGACCACTTCATCTGCAGGCGGGAAGCACCTTTACCTGCAACTTTTATAAGATATCCGAGGCAAAGGAGATCGAGCATTATGCTTCCTATTCGCCGATCAAGACGACGATCCCAAGCTTCCATCTGCCAGAATTCTTTGCCATGGCGGAGATTGTCAAGAGGCAGGGCCGTAAACGAAAGAACAAGTAA
- the nagB gene encoding glucosamine-6-phosphate deaminase: protein MRIIKAADYQDMSRKAANLISAQVIMKPDCVLGLATGSTPIGAYQQLVEWCKNGDLDFSAVKSVNLDEYKGLPRTNDQSYYYFMHENLFDKVNIDPANTHLPDGTEPDSDKECARYEALIQSLGGVDLQLLGLGHNGHIGFNEPADEFDKVTHCVDLQESTIEANKRFFASADDVPRQAYTMGIGTIMQAKKILVVVSGEDKADIVAKAFFGPVTPQVPASILQMHQDVTLVADAAALSKVPQE, encoded by the coding sequence ATGAGAATCATCAAAGCAGCAGATTATCAGGATATGAGCAGAAAGGCAGCGAATCTTATCTCTGCCCAGGTTATTATGAAGCCGGATTGCGTATTAGGGCTGGCAACAGGCTCTACGCCTATCGGAGCATACCAGCAGCTGGTGGAATGGTGCAAGAACGGGGATCTGGACTTCTCAGCCGTGAAATCTGTGAATCTGGACGAATATAAGGGACTTCCAAGAACCAATGATCAGAGTTACTATTATTTTATGCACGAAAATCTGTTTGACAAGGTAAATATCGATCCGGCTAATACGCATCTTCCGGATGGCACAGAGCCAGACAGCGATAAGGAATGCGCAAGATATGAAGCGCTGATCCAGTCTCTTGGCGGGGTAGACCTCCAGCTTCTGGGACTTGGCCACAACGGTCATATCGGATTCAATGAGCCGGCAGATGAATTTGACAAAGTTACCCACTGCGTAGATCTGCAGGAGAGCACCATCGAGGCGAACAAAAGATTCTTCGCTTCCGCGGACGATGTGCCGAGGCAGGCATACACCATGGGAATCGGCACGATCATGCAGGCAAAGAAGATCCTGGTGGTAGTGAGCGGAGAAGATAAGGCTGACATTGTGGCAAAAGCCTTCTTTGGACCGGTTACCCCACAGGTTCCTGCATCCATCCTTCAGATGCATCAGGATGTTACGCTGGTGGCGGACGCTGCGGCTTTGTCCAAAGTGCCTCAGGAATAA
- a CDS encoding AraC family transcriptional regulator produces the protein MGYNGINLRNSISVSKIYSIHYFEYMSDFTFEGESHNFWEFICVDKGEVGVTAGKTFTVLKKGDVAFHQPNEFHNVKATGETAPNLVVISFKCEDEAMRFFKKRILRIDETERNLLADIIIEARRCFDCRLDDPYLQNMPQKDPDMFGAEQLIRLYLEHFLIHLIRRYSNPIVVRKRLPKIEPPKATKSKSDTEIFNRVVDYLESNLSSHVTIEQICRDNLIGRSQLQKIFKEHCNLGIIEYFSLLKINAAKEMIRTNRMNFTQISEHLGYTSIHYFSRQFKKVTGMTPSEYASSIKAMAEGSF, from the coding sequence ATGGGATATAATGGAATCAATCTCAGGAACTCAATATCCGTAAGCAAGATATACAGCATACACTACTTTGAATATATGAGCGACTTCACCTTCGAAGGAGAATCCCACAATTTCTGGGAATTCATCTGCGTAGACAAAGGAGAGGTCGGGGTAACCGCGGGCAAGACATTTACCGTGCTTAAGAAAGGGGACGTGGCATTCCACCAGCCAAATGAATTCCACAATGTAAAGGCTACCGGAGAGACCGCGCCCAATCTTGTGGTCATATCATTCAAATGCGAGGACGAGGCGATGCGTTTCTTCAAGAAGCGGATTCTAAGGATTGATGAGACGGAACGAAATCTCCTGGCAGACATTATAATAGAAGCAAGGCGATGCTTTGACTGCCGTCTGGACGACCCTTATCTCCAGAATATGCCTCAGAAAGACCCGGATATGTTTGGTGCCGAGCAGTTGATCCGCTTATACCTGGAGCATTTCCTCATCCACCTCATCCGAAGATACTCCAATCCAATCGTGGTGAGAAAGCGGCTTCCTAAGATCGAGCCGCCCAAGGCAACCAAGAGCAAGAGTGACACGGAGATTTTCAACCGGGTGGTGGATTACCTGGAGAGCAACCTGAGTTCCCACGTGACCATTGAGCAGATCTGCCGGGACAACCTGATCGGACGCTCCCAGCTCCAGAAGATATTCAAGGAGCACTGCAACCTGGGCATTATCGAATATTTTTCTCTTCTTAAGATCAATGCCGCAAAAGAGATGATCCGGACCAATCGGATGAATTTTACCCAGATATCCGAGCACTTAGGCTACACGTCCATCCACTACTTTTCCAGGCAATTCAAGAAGGTGACCGGAATGACGCCATCCGAATACGCTTCTTCCATTAAAGCAATGGCAGAGGGAAGCTTCTGA
- a CDS encoding ABC transporter substrate-binding protein: MKKKIVSVLLCVAMVATMAVGCGGKKTDGDSGSSKGGDKLVYWAMWSEDEPQAKVIKDAIAKYTEDTGVKVDVQFKGRNGQREGLQPALDAKQNIDLFDEDVNRVNGTWGKYLMDLEDMAKDYEAEHGNETLFKIARNAYGQTHDGDDTLHTIPYQPSIFGFFYNKTLFDKAGVEGVPTTWEEMDAACAKLKEAGITPITADDAYMTSFIGMHLARYIGQDGVKSLVTGEASNDVTVTWDDPKVLAAAESFADFADKGYFSKNIATNKYPAGQNQEFAPGEAAIVICGSWLPNEAKESVADDLEWGYFNYPSVPDGTDDSTANNIANQVFAINKDSKMADEAFELITYITTGEFDKKMTEEALCIPTDKANSDAWPTELAGVKEGFDATTTYYDWAAGVESNNDLTPVLQQNTLDLAAGKIDAAGFIKAMTKAAGQ, from the coding sequence ATGAAAAAGAAAATTGTAAGTGTGCTGTTGTGTGTAGCGATGGTTGCAACAATGGCAGTTGGCTGCGGCGGAAAGAAAACCGACGGAGACAGCGGAAGCAGCAAGGGCGGAGACAAGCTTGTTTACTGGGCAATGTGGAGCGAGGATGAGCCACAGGCAAAGGTAATCAAAGATGCCATCGCTAAGTACACAGAGGACACAGGCGTGAAGGTTGATGTTCAGTTCAAGGGCCGTAACGGACAGCGTGAAGGACTTCAGCCAGCACTGGACGCAAAGCAGAACATTGACTTATTTGACGAAGATGTTAACCGTGTAAACGGAACATGGGGCAAATATCTGATGGATCTGGAAGACATGGCAAAAGACTATGAGGCAGAGCACGGCAACGAGACACTGTTTAAGATTGCACGTAATGCATATGGACAGACTCATGACGGAGATGACACATTACATACGATTCCTTATCAGCCATCTATCTTTGGATTCTTCTACAACAAGACATTATTTGATAAAGCAGGCGTAGAAGGAGTTCCTACAACATGGGAAGAGATGGATGCAGCGTGCGCGAAGTTAAAAGAAGCAGGAATCACACCGATCACAGCTGATGATGCTTATATGACATCCTTCATCGGAATGCACCTTGCAAGATATATCGGACAGGACGGCGTAAAGTCTCTTGTTACAGGCGAGGCATCAAACGATGTAACGGTTACATGGGATGACCCGAAGGTTCTTGCAGCAGCAGAAAGTTTTGCTGATTTTGCAGATAAAGGCTACTTCTCTAAGAACATCGCAACAAATAAATACCCTGCAGGACAGAACCAGGAATTCGCTCCTGGCGAAGCTGCAATCGTAATCTGTGGATCTTGGCTTCCGAACGAAGCAAAAGAATCTGTAGCAGACGATCTTGAGTGGGGCTACTTCAACTATCCATCAGTTCCAGACGGAACAGATGACAGCACAGCCAACAACATTGCAAACCAGGTATTTGCAATTAACAAAGATTCTAAGATGGCTGACGAAGCATTCGAGCTGATTACTTATATCACTACTGGCGAATTTGACAAGAAGATGACAGAAGAAGCTCTTTGCATCCCGACAGACAAGGCAAATTCTGATGCTTGGCCGACAGAACTGGCTGGCGTGAAAGAAGGCTTTGATGCAACTACAACATACTATGACTGGGCAGCAGGCGTTGAAAGCAACAACGACCTTACACCAGTACTTCAGCAGAATACGCTTGACCTTGCAGCAGGCAAGATTGATGCGGCAGGATTTATTAAAGCAATGACAAAGGCTGCTGGACAATAA
- a CDS encoding carbohydrate ABC transporter permease — MKKNKKMIIGFIAPAVIIFLIVFLYPIIRTIMMSMYKIESVTDTMEYWTFVGVQNYQKLFTTAIFKTAMFNIFKIWAIGGAIVLAVSLLFAVILTSGIRGKKIFRAIIYLPNIVSAVALATMWLQYVYSSKFGLLKSFLDAIGLHKLADTPWLDTGHKFWALLFAYCFGMIGYHMLIWMSGIERISPELYEAATIDGANKPQQFRFMTLPLLKGVFKTNITMWSVSAAAFFVWSQLFSTVTADKATIVPVQYMYMHTFGAGNAVTERNAGYGAAIGIILCLCVVIIFTICNKLIKDDDLEF, encoded by the coding sequence ATGAAGAAGAATAAGAAAATGATAATTGGCTTTATTGCGCCTGCGGTTATCATCTTCCTCATTGTATTCTTGTATCCCATTATCAGGACAATCATGATGAGTATGTATAAGATTGAGTCTGTAACGGATACCATGGAATATTGGACATTCGTCGGAGTACAGAACTATCAAAAGTTATTTACGACAGCGATTTTCAAGACAGCAATGTTTAATATTTTCAAGATCTGGGCCATCGGCGGAGCAATTGTATTAGCAGTATCCCTGCTGTTTGCAGTAATCCTTACCAGTGGAATCCGGGGAAAGAAAATATTTCGTGCAATTATATATCTGCCGAATATCGTCAGCGCGGTTGCACTTGCAACCATGTGGCTGCAGTATGTATACAGTTCCAAGTTCGGCTTGCTAAAGTCATTTTTGGATGCCATCGGCCTTCATAAGCTGGCTGATACTCCATGGCTTGACACGGGCCATAAGTTCTGGGCATTGCTGTTTGCCTACTGCTTTGGCATGATCGGATATCATATGCTGATCTGGATGAGCGGAATTGAAAGAATCAGCCCGGAACTCTACGAAGCAGCAACCATTGACGGCGCAAACAAGCCGCAGCAGTTCCGTTTTATGACACTTCCTCTCTTAAAAGGCGTGTTTAAGACCAACATTACCATGTGGTCAGTCAGTGCGGCGGCATTCTTCGTATGGTCTCAGCTGTTCTCCACCGTTACGGCGGATAAGGCCACGATCGTGCCGGTACAGTACATGTACATGCACACGTTCGGAGCCGGTAATGCGGTGACAGAGAGAAATGCCGGATACGGCGCGGCGATTGGTATTATTCTGTGCTTATGCGTCGTAATTATATTTACGATCTGTAACAAACTCATCAAAGATGACGATCTTGAATTTTAG
- a CDS encoding carbohydrate ABC transporter permease, translating into MAKEKEKKVREKINWKKEFKLAPGYIVIILWVIFTFMLLGWILAASLSTTADIFAGKALKFPTGLHFENYAQAWGSGGVATFFMNSLLYALVSCVLLILICAPAAYVLSRFTFLGNKVIQTSFVSAMGIPITMIVLPLFSIVANMGILNNIFASKVTLIFLYIGINIPYTTIFLLTFFSNLSRTYEEAAAIDGCPPTKTFWKIMFPMAQSGLVTVTIFNFINIWNEYFLSLIFANNDALRPVAVGLYGMLQSMQYTGNWAGMFAAVIIVFLPTFILYIFLSEKIIGGVTGGIKG; encoded by the coding sequence ATGGCTAAGGAAAAAGAAAAAAAGGTTAGAGAAAAGATTAATTGGAAAAAAGAATTTAAACTGGCTCCCGGATATATCGTCATCATCTTATGGGTAATATTTACATTCATGCTTCTGGGATGGATACTTGCGGCCAGCCTGTCAACTACGGCGGATATCTTTGCAGGCAAGGCGCTGAAGTTCCCTACGGGACTGCATTTTGAGAATTACGCGCAGGCATGGGGCTCCGGAGGTGTCGCTACGTTCTTCATGAACTCATTGCTGTATGCGCTGGTATCCTGCGTGCTGCTGATCCTGATCTGCGCACCCGCGGCATACGTGCTGTCGAGATTTACCTTCCTTGGAAACAAGGTGATTCAGACCAGTTTCGTGTCTGCGATGGGAATTCCGATCACAATGATCGTACTTCCGCTGTTCAGTATTGTGGCCAACATGGGAATTCTGAATAACATATTTGCCAGCAAGGTTACGCTGATCTTCTTATATATAGGAATCAACATTCCATATACTACGATCTTCCTGCTGACATTCTTCTCAAACCTGTCGCGTACATATGAGGAGGCGGCAGCCATAGACGGATGTCCTCCGACGAAGACCTTTTGGAAGATCATGTTCCCAATGGCGCAGTCAGGCCTTGTAACGGTTACGATCTTTAACTTCATCAATATATGGAACGAATATTTCCTGTCATTAATATTTGCAAACAACGACGCTCTGCGTCCGGTTGCCGTAGGACTCTACGGAATGCTCCAGTCTATGCAGTACACAGGAAACTGGGCAGGCATGTTCGCGGCAGTTATCATCGTATTCCTGCCGACCTTTATCCTGTACATCTTCCTGTCAGAGAAGATTATCGGAGGCGTTACCGGAGGTATCAAGGGCTAG
- a CDS encoding nucleotidyltransferase family protein → MNKPVLVIMAAGMGSRYGGLKQIDPVDSDGHIIMDFSMYDAKQAGFEKVIFIIKKENEADFKEAVGDRMAKYMDVSYAYQELASIPQGYEVPEGRVKPWGTAHAVLSCISLIDGPFAVINADDYYGQEAFKLIYDYLASHQDDDKYRYTMVGYHLGNTVTDNGHVARGVCDMNEKGELIAINERTRIEKRDGGIAFTEDDGETWNFVPADTTVSMNMWGFTKSILKEIEEGFPAFLDKGLKENPMKCEYFLPTVVSNLLGEDRATVAVLKSADKWYGVTYKEDKPVVVEAIQKMKDEGRYPQHLWEEA, encoded by the coding sequence ATGAATAAGCCAGTATTGGTTATCATGGCGGCAGGAATGGGAAGCCGCTATGGTGGATTAAAGCAGATTGACCCAGTAGACTCAGATGGACACATTATCATGGACTTTTCCATGTATGATGCGAAGCAGGCAGGATTTGAAAAAGTAATCTTTATCATCAAGAAAGAAAATGAAGCAGACTTTAAAGAGGCTGTGGGGGACCGTATGGCAAAATATATGGACGTATCCTACGCGTACCAGGAACTTGCCAGCATTCCGCAAGGCTATGAAGTTCCGGAAGGCAGAGTGAAGCCATGGGGAACGGCGCACGCAGTCTTAAGCTGCATCTCTTTGATTGACGGGCCGTTTGCGGTCATCAATGCAGATGATTATTACGGGCAGGAAGCATTTAAATTAATCTATGATTATCTGGCATCCCACCAGGATGACGACAAGTACCGTTACACCATGGTGGGCTACCATCTTGGCAATACAGTGACAGACAATGGGCATGTTGCCCGCGGAGTCTGCGATATGAATGAAAAGGGCGAACTGATCGCGATCAACGAAAGAACCAGGATCGAGAAGCGCGATGGCGGCATTGCCTTTACGGAAGATGACGGAGAGACGTGGAACTTTGTTCCGGCGGATACGACGGTATCTATGAATATGTGGGGATTTACCAAGAGTATACTCAAAGAGATAGAAGAAGGCTTCCCGGCATTCCTTGACAAGGGACTTAAAGAGAATCCAATGAAGTGCGAGTACTTCCTGCCAACGGTTGTCAGCAATCTTCTGGGAGAGGACCGGGCAACCGTTGCAGTCCTCAAGTCTGCGGATAAATGGTATGGAGTGACTTATAAAGAGGATAAGCCGGTGGTAGTGGAAGCCATCCAGAAGATGAAAGATGAGGGACGCTATCCCCAGCATCTTTGGGAGGAAGCATAA
- a CDS encoding phosphotransferase enzyme family protein translates to MEHVTQKQRDEVIAHFKYEGILIDERPYGSGHINDTFLLTFEIAEMGQLKVILQRMNKEVFSNPVELMENIMGVTSYLRERIIENGGDPERETLNVIPTVDDKPYYLDSYGDYWRSYKFITDATSYDQVENPEHFYQSAVAFGNFQRLLADYPADTLHETIVGFHDTKARFATFKKVVAEDVMGRAASVQKEIQFVLDREDIADYFSDLQASGEIPLRVTHNDTKLNNIMIDNKTGKGICVIDLDTVMPGLAMNDFGDSIRFGASTAAEDEQDLDKVSCSMDLFDLYAKGFIEGCAGKLTKKEIDLMPMGAKTMTFECGMRFLTDYLQGDVYFKIHREGHNLDRCRTQFKLVEDMEKKWYTMQDIVKKYSNS, encoded by the coding sequence ATGGAACACGTGACACAGAAGCAAAGAGACGAAGTGATCGCGCACTTTAAGTATGAGGGAATACTAATTGATGAGCGTCCTTACGGAAGCGGCCATATCAATGATACATTTCTGCTGACTTTTGAGATTGCGGAGATGGGCCAGCTGAAGGTGATCTTACAGAGAATGAATAAGGAGGTATTCTCCAATCCGGTAGAACTGATGGAGAATATCATGGGAGTCACCTCTTACCTTAGGGAGCGGATCATTGAAAATGGCGGCGACCCGGAGAGAGAGACCCTCAATGTCATTCCTACGGTGGATGATAAGCCTTACTACCTGGATTCCTATGGCGACTATTGGCGTTCTTACAAGTTTATTACGGATGCCACCAGTTATGACCAGGTGGAGAATCCGGAGCATTTCTATCAGAGTGCCGTTGCATTTGGCAATTTCCAGAGACTGCTGGCAGACTATCCTGCCGATACGCTTCATGAGACGATCGTAGGATTCCATGACACGAAAGCGCGATTTGCCACATTCAAGAAGGTGGTAGCGGAGGATGTCATGGGAAGGGCAGCGTCTGTACAGAAGGAGATCCAGTTCGTGCTGGATCGGGAGGACATCGCGGATTATTTCTCTGACCTTCAGGCCAGTGGAGAGATCCCGCTTAGGGTTACCCACAATGACACAAAGCTTAACAATATTATGATTGATAATAAGACGGGGAAAGGAATCTGCGTGATCGACCTTGATACGGTCATGCCGGGGCTTGCCATGAACGATTTTGGGGATTCGATCAGGTTTGGCGCCAGCACGGCCGCGGAAGACGAGCAGGATCTGGATAAGGTATCCTGCAGTATGGATCTGTTTGACCTGTATGCAAAGGGCTTTATCGAAGGCTGCGCCGGAAAACTGACGAAGAAAGAGATAGACCTGATGCCCATGGGAGCCAAGACGATGACGTTCGAGTGCGGAATGAGATTCCTGACCGACTATCTCCAGGGGGACGTTTACTTCAAGATTCACAGGGAGGGACACAATCTTGACAGGTGCAGGACGCAGTTCAAGCTTGTTGAAGACATGGAGAAAAAGTGGTATACTATGCAGGACATCGTTAAGAAGTATAGTAACAGCTAG
- the galE gene encoding UDP-glucose 4-epimerase GalE yields the protein MAKILITGGAGYIGSHTALELLEEGYEVVIYDNLSNSSRESVKRVEELTGKSLKFYEGDVLDADALEAMFQAEGIDAVIHCAALKAVGESVQKPLEYYHNNITGTLTLMGVMDKVGVKNIVFSSSATVYGSPEIIPITEECPKGQCTNPYGWTKSMMEQIMTDLQKAHPEWNVILLRYFNPVGAHKSGRIGEDPKGIPNNLMPYISQVAVGKLERLGVFGDDYDTPDGTGVRDYIHVVDLARGHVKAINYIFTNPGLDIINLGTGVGYSVLDMVKAFAKACGKEIPYEIKPRREGDIAMCYADPAKAARVLGWKAERGLEEMCEDTWRWQSQNPNGYKD from the coding sequence ATGGCGAAAATATTGATTACAGGCGGAGCAGGCTATATAGGAAGCCATACTGCGCTGGAACTGCTGGAAGAGGGCTACGAAGTTGTCATCTATGATAATCTTTCCAATTCTTCCAGGGAATCAGTCAAGAGAGTAGAAGAACTGACAGGCAAGTCCCTGAAGTTCTATGAAGGCGATGTATTGGACGCAGACGCGCTGGAAGCAATGTTTCAGGCAGAGGGTATCGATGCTGTCATCCATTGTGCGGCGCTGAAAGCAGTTGGGGAATCTGTACAGAAGCCATTGGAATACTACCATAACAATATAACCGGAACATTGACCTTGATGGGCGTGATGGACAAAGTGGGCGTGAAGAACATCGTATTCAGTTCTTCTGCCACGGTATACGGAAGCCCTGAGATTATTCCGATCACAGAAGAGTGTCCGAAGGGACAGTGCACCAATCCATACGGATGGACTAAGTCCATGATGGAGCAGATCATGACGGACCTTCAGAAGGCTCATCCAGAATGGAACGTCATCCTGCTGCGGTACTTCAACCCGGTAGGCGCGCATAAGAGCGGGCGCATCGGAGAGGATCCAAAGGGAATCCCGAATAATCTGATGCCTTATATCTCCCAGGTTGCGGTTGGCAAGCTGGAGAGGCTGGGCGTATTCGGCGATGACTATGACACGCCGGATGGAACGGGCGTGCGTGACTATATCCATGTAGTGGATCTGGCGCGCGGCCATGTAAAAGCCATCAACTATATCTTTACCAATCCGGGGCTTGATATCATCAATCTGGGAACCGGCGTTGGTTATTCCGTCCTTGATATGGTAAAGGCATTCGCCAAAGCCTGCGGCAAGGAGATCCCTTATGAGATCAAGCCGAGAAGAGAAGGAGATATCGCCATGTGCTATGCAGACCCTGCAAAGGCGGCGAGAGTCCTGGGCTGGAAGGCAGAGCGGGGCTTAGAAGAGATGTGCGAGGATACCTGGAGATGGCAGTCCCAGAATCCAAACGGCTACAAAGATTAA